The window ttgttgggctcggcgatcacgaaCCGGTCATTAAGGGGATCTTCTCCTCcgagagggacatggtcctggtcgttggctcgCGGCGAGAGCACTgcggggtggtgatccattccttgctcgttgttggtggtggtagtcttccttcgtgccattgaatgagtatggaagcgagctagtagtaatggctagcgtcgctCCCACGACGCGCCAAtcttgcgtcaagaaatcgccgaGCGGTCTCTGAGTGCCGTCacgcaagtggaccaaaggggtcaccagagagaaccggtgtggtccgcctagggctctccgatgccaaagttagatctcctggcacaaacagatgaatagtgattattcagtaagAGTTTAGATCTCCTCTATGGGGTTGcgtacctttgccttttatagtagcatatgacggtgtggagagtccccgtttgattgacgattgtgcgttgagtggatagaggccctgggtagcggGCTCTATcccgattggccatctcccgcGGGGAGGAGTGTCTGGTGGCAtcagatccttggtggatagatatcgcgtgtggtgataacgtccttggtgcttgaatccgtctggatgacgtgacctctaagggtctagagtctggtagtgacatgagtcttagcgatacgatcggggtcgtagatgggtggcccccacctcggTGCCCATGATGTTGcgctcgggtgaggccgcgcaCGGTGAGAGGCCGctctgggtgaggccgcgctggtgaggctgtgaggaggcgcGCTCGGGTGAGGCGTGAGGAGGCGCGCTCGGGTGAGGCCgtgctgggtgaggccgcgcctaggtgaggccgtgaggaggccgcgctgggtgaggccgccctGGGTGAGGCCCGTGAGGAGGCCACgcccggtgaggaggccgcgcctgggtgaggccgcgccccggatgtgtggctgcgcccgagtagtggccgcccccgaatggtgctgggactccggttcgttccccttggctatggggcgggtcgtctatgacacgtggcggtcgttgattggccctgtgaatattggatgtatcaacCACCTTGATGACAACAAAATGCtccttattttaaaaaaacaataataaaataaaaaaataacatccaCTAGCTAgctttctttctcccaaaaataaatatacaaattgaaataataataaagatgacaatataaaaagaaatgacGTCCACTAAAGTCTAAAGCATAGTAAACATCCTACTGTCTATATGAAGTATAATCTTACCAATATATATAAAgtataaagaataaaaattaaaaatatgacCGAGCATGGACCATTCATAAGTAAGGGGAAAACTTTCCCCATCAAAATATGGAGATTGTCACTTCAAGGATcattacttttttctttttctatggAGACCATTACTTTATTTTACTTAATCATTGAATACCTATCATTTCAAATTTCCATTGAGGatctctctttctttagatttttgttttttttttttttttttttttttttttgatgaaatcttTCTTTAGAATTTGTTTCCAATGCCTCGTATGGTATGCTTCAAAATGCTATATacgggtgtcaaaatcaaattaaaatcgTTTATCAAAATCAGATTGAATAGTTTACACCAAAATTgtgaaatcatttaataaatgatttggttttcttttcaaaattgaaattgtttagTTAAACTAttaaatcgaatcgaaccatttaaatcGACGATAGACcatttattaatatatatataataaattaaataattcatGGTTAAAATACAAAATTAGTGCAAGAATAAGAAAATGccactaaaaaattaaaaagcagCCAAactttttgaataaaaaaattaaaatatataaattactATAACCTTATActtgttaaaaaataaaacacataaCAATCAACAAAGTAATTCAATGTTAAGTTTACATCCAtcttaggaaaaaaaaataactttttgaataaaaataaaaaacctaatAAATCCatttaaatataaattaaaccaaaaacattgaaatcatttattaaacaattcaattttaattatacCTAAAAACATCTCCTAATCCAACCGATCCATTGACAGTTGACACCAAAACCTAactgttggggtaaattccatacatcacccattatggttttgatgataacaaataagttagttgtactaatgcttttctaaaagatgcatagagaAGAGCAGaacatcaagtgagggggagcactcaattcaagaaattgatgctcaaagcaaattgaacttgtccaatctttcaagacatcaaagaatcatgaagaatggagaacaacttttgaagtcaaagatgaagacaagttagaggaactcactttgaagatactcatgtaaagaagtgaagttcaagacttgaagaattgtAAAGACTTAGAAATAtactaagttgtaaattcatttgttaaagtccatatgtaatgtacacactcacgcatgcatacatgtagtgtgacccttggaggttgttttagacacttctcacttggactaagaccaaagaaattggcccagacttgtccaatggaatcgattcaagtaagtccaataaaggacttaataatgtcagcagaaattttatgatccagcataccggatcatgaaacggcataccAGATCAGCTGTTgatctcaggaaaatggtcacagtgGCTTATTTAAGtaagctggataaggatccagcataccagatcctATTTGTCTGCTgtttgccctgatccggcataccggatggCTATCTAGCATACCGAATCAGTGTATTACTAAGTCTCATTTGACCGgtattcttttgttttaaaaggaaattaggtgatccggcataccggattgacatccagcataccggattatatatgacTTGTGGAATCCGATTCTAATCTAGATTCCAAATTAATTCAAGCCTCTTTGCCTATAAATAATCATTTGTTTTAGGTTCTAATCAATACAATTAATCATAATCAAGAGCCTTCAAGAACAAATCACTCCTAAGTGAGATTTCAAGCACCAATTCAAGGCATTCAATCTCACTTAAGCTCCCTTCATACATATTTGCATTCAAGCTTCActgtttgaaaggtagcacagtttttactaaggtttgaggtaatacTAAACCCCTTAGTGTTTATTTTCACTTTGCATAagttgtttgagtcctcttgctcggaatcaagattggttgagtcctcttgttcggaatcaagagtggtgagtcctcttgctcgaactcaagattggttgagtccttttactcggaatcaagagtagtgttgagtcatcttgctctcaatcaagatttgtacgagttctcttactcatactcaagatttgttttagtgaaattctctctaagatGAGAAGAGTGGATGTAAGCAAGcttggccaaaccactataaatctcttgtgtcactcttctaattattgcttgtctttacgtTTGGTATTTTTGTGTTAATatctatatttatattttaatcttcaaaccttcacctattcatcccccttctaggtgaattcacactaACAATTTAGGATACCCTTATAGACAATGAGTGATTGAGGTGGTCAAGTGCATAGCGCACTTGATAGCTAATGGTGTGTAAAAGCCCATTGTTAttaggaggtcttgagttcaaatctcttgattcacatcctacatccccctacttatcaaaaaaaaataaaatgagtgATTGAGCAATCTATGATGTCATAAGCATGATTTGAGAAATCGATATGATTCGTATCAAATATTGATAGAGACTGATACGATTCTTAATCTATCCCGTACCGGTGGATCGATCCAGACAAGagtaaaatgtaaaataaaattatttttttcaaagaaaacagAGGGTTGTGACCGAAACtaataccgattcctaaaaccctgGTCACGACTCACGAGACTGCTCGATAATTATTAATTCCTCTTATTAGATCCCACTCCAATAACGTCTAACGAGAAGTCATATTCTTCGGGCCGTTGGATGCCACGTTGCAGAAGCACATAAAATAAAGTGCTACGCAGGTGATAGCATCGAGGATGCACGTGTCTTATCAAAAAAATCGAGGTTACACGTGTGAACGTGTACAGTTCGGGTAGATAGGGCAGTGGCTAACGTGCTACCCGAGCTTTAAGCTCATGGATTGTGGGTGGGGAAACAAAAACCTCGGAAGTATAGCGCATAAACAATATAGGCTACATAACCACCGTCTAAGAGCAAGGGGTGTTTATGGGGCTGGGCCCCATGGCCTCTTTGatggtttagactttagagaCGTGGGACCCaattacaccaaaaaaaaaggatgtgGGACCCAAAGCCCTAAAAACTGATTGTTTAGAAAGAGGAAAACGACAAATGAGTCCAGCATAAGGCAAAGACGCAATGACGACATAAACTGACCGCCTAACCGGGCTAGGAACTGCTGCCTGAGTGCCCGTACAGTTCGGCAATGGGAGTGGGGAGAGCCGGTTCCCCGTTGCCAGCCAGTGCCGTTAGCTTGGGGGCATGTGATGGTAAGTCGTAAGTGGTGGGGCATAGCCCCAGTGCAGGGGCCTGGAGcgtgagaatggatcatctatTCGATTCAGATTCCTTATAACACCTTGGATCTGGAATGAATAACGAACATGCCATCATCAAGATGCGAGATGGCATTTGAGTAATTTAATATGAAGGACAAGGGTAATTAGATAATTACGTTGCGTTTAAGTAATGACTGGAGTGAAGGAAACAGGTATTGCAGCCAATGGATTCCATGGGAAGGTTTCCAGAAACCCGCCGTGGTTTCTAAAACTGGTGATTCGGGAACCTAATCGTTCTCACTACTCACCAGCTCCCTTTATAATCTCCGCCCATAACCCTTTCACATCtcgccatctctctctctttttgggatTTCAGTTTTCAGGAAACCTGCAACTGCGAGTCTCTTATCAGAGCAAATCATGGAGGGCACCGCAAGAAGACCCACTTTCATTGAGGAAGACGATGGTCTGGCTTCTCTTGCGGATATGGAAGCTGGGTTCTCAGggaatcatcatcatctaccGGTGCTAATGAAATCGTCTTGCCTCAGTGGTTCGATTAGAAGGGGTAGTTACAGAGTTCTTTCATCTCCTGCATCTAGATCTCCGAGATTCTATGAGAATAGATTCGAGGAGCATCATCAGCCTCATTTCCTTGAAGCCTGTTACCTATGCAGGAAACCTCTGGGTGGTAACAGAGACATATTCATGTACAGGTTAGAATTCAGAGCTCCTAGAACGAAACCCATTTAGTaactttttccattttcatgTAAATGGTTAAATTGCTTTTTGGTCGGTTGATTTGGGCTGTTAGATTGATCGGTATTATTGGTTAATTTGTTCATCACAGAGGGGACATACCATTCTGTAGCGAAGAGTGCAGACAAGAGCAGATAGAGATGGATGAAGCTAAGGAGAAGAACTGGAGTCTCTCAGCTTCTATGAAGGCTGTGAGGAAGGACCAGAAGAAATCTTCTTCTACTCCAAACAAAGCCCAGAATTACCCTATAAGGACAAGCACCGTTGCTGCTGCTTGAAACTGCAGAAACGAAATTCTGAAGAAAAATAGCACAAACATAGTAATAGAAATAATATTATTAGATAAGTAACTGAAGAGAATTATAAATCCTTCAAGAATCTGCGGCTTTTTATGTAAGAACAGGGGAACCAGATtccagagagaagaagaagaaggagaaaaggcCCCATTTTgagaatttaattttcatttttgtgtTGTAATGTTTGTGAAGAATGTGCATAAAAATGCTAGTGAAATATGCTCAATCAGAGCTTGAGCTTCTGCTTCTTCTGATTCCATTtgtctttttcaattttttttcgtAACTTGGAGGAGGAAATGAAGAGAAGCATCGAGGaaccctaatttttattaattttcaatATGCTACTTGGTTTTGTCATTATTTCTACGCTTTTCAAacctttatttttcattctatagTCCTGAATCTGAGATCAGCGTTTTCTGGAAgtttgaaaaagaagaggaagaatagaTAAGAGGTGAGGTATGTGAGCTTTCCTTtcttacatgttttttttttgggttttttacaattaccacccacaaaatctttactatctatTATTATCCtcccaaaaattttcaaacaaatgTTACCCCCTCCGATGCATACTAAGATGCATACTAACCACCAACTGACTCCCACCATTACATTTCCATAACGGTGGGGTTTAGTCATGAATGTGTGTTGTTGTCATGAATTTTTtaagatcaaaatgcccttttgagatggtaattgtaaaaaaaaaaaaaaaaaaaaaaaaaaaaaacctatcaccctcttcctcctcgtctttctccttcttcctcctcctctgcaacccatCATTGTCCTTTACTGAAACTTCAGCACTACTTTGAGCATATGATCCCCGGTTGCTTACCTCTGGTTTTTTCTCCTCCCTTTCTTTCATGATGGGTTTTTGAAGTGATCGATTCAAATCCGGGTGGTTACTGAGCTCACCACGCAAAGCAACCTCAGCCCTTGTAAATCGATTTCTCCGGAGGAATTCCAAAATTGAATCTACCGAGTCAGCCATTACCAACATCCACTACCAAGTACCCACCTACAAGTGTATACTAAAAAGAAGATCTCGTGACACCTGAAAACACCAATGCaaatgaaaaacaaattttttagTGAACATAAACCAAATTTGAGAAAGAAATAGGAAAACTCTGCTCTGCCCATTCTTAAAACAGTCAAACAAACCCAAATCCACCTTTCTAAGTTCAAGTGACTCCGAAAACAAATAGAGTAAAGAAAAAACTCTATTTTTTAGGTACTGGTAATACTGTAACTAAAACCTTGTAGAACAGTCACTAGTTGAAATCCCCAAATCTCATTTCAAAAACCCTAGAGAGATTTTCTAAACAAAAGCCAATAAATACCAATCTGGAAATGCAAAGATCTGAAGCTCTATGTTGTTGGGCTTGAGGATCCTTGTCGTTAAGGTCTGGGGACAAAGAACCAAAGTTTCTGCTGCTGCTCAAGAAGGAACTTGAACTACCTCTTCGCGATGGGTTGAAGAGAGAATCAAAGGAGAGGAGTCCGAACTCTGAGTGGGAGGAATCTTCGAATGGATTTTGTTGTTTTGGGACGGAGAACAGAGTATCTTTGTGTTTCAGGTTCATGGTAGGGGAGAGCATGGATAGACCCTACGGATCTTGCATTTGATCACCCAAACTTTCTTTGTTCAGCAAGGACGATGATGGGttgcaaaggaggaagaagaagaaggagacggaggaggagaaggacggtgatgggttttttttttttatttttataattaccaccccaaaaggatATTTTGATCCTAAAAAATTCATGACAATGGCACACTGTCATgactaacccccaccgttactTATTTTCATAACAATGGGGGGCAGTTAGTGGTTAGTATGCATCAGAGAGAATAAtagttgtttgaaaatttttaggaGAAGGTAGCAGTAGATAATAAAGATTTTGGtgtggtaattataaaaaatttttttttattattatcttttCCTGAAAGAAGAGACGGAGGTGGGCAGGTGATGGGACCTACAGCGCTGAGGACTCCGCCATAGAGTAGGCGATGTGTATGGTGACTAGTGCCGTACTAAAGTTCGAATCACAGAAATTCCCCTAAGCAGACCAGCTAACCGCACAGACGTGTGCCTTCTACTCTTCCCTTTGGCCGGAATCCTCAGGGTTTAGAGGCGATCTATCTTCCCCTCCTCACACTCTACCTACCGTTCGGTGATCATTCCTTTTGATCAATTTATCATCAACCACCGCTCTATTCACCCAATCACGCTCTGGTTCGTTAATCACAAAGAGCTGTTGAAGCACCCCCGCCGCCTTGTTCAGAACACGCCGGTGTTGCCGTCTCGGGTGATAATTTTTTTTGCTGGGCTCGAGCATCTCATTATCATCATTCTTTGGAAGTCCTCATTCTTTGGAAGTCCTCTATTGGTTCATGAGTGAgtgtatcttcttcttcccttctcattATCTGATCTTTGCCGTGTTCCGTTGTCTGGCTGCATTAATGACTGAGTTCTCCGAGGAGTTTAAGAGTGGTAGAGACATGAATGTGGTTGTGGTTCTGTTCTCCCAGCCCTAGACCTACCTGGGCCACCTTCTTGTTATGCAACGATGGAATTCTGAAATTCCTGCTGACCAAGTGGTCTTTACGATGGCGGTGATATGGGCCCAGGTGGAAAATTTACACTGGATGTTCTTCGATCATGACTTTCTTACCTCCATCTTTTCGAAGGCTGGTCAGTGCCTCGAGCTTGAAAACCCAGCGGGTTCTGTGTCCTCTACCAACAACCCAACCCAGCTGCTCGTATAATCATCCCTCTATCTCACAGTCTCGCTACCTCTGTTGATGTGAACTTGAGCCAAACTGCCACCACATCTGTTGTTTTCTCCTATGAAAACAGACCGGAACTCATGTGCGTTAACTGTGTTCGCATAGGACATCCCAGCATGGAATGCCCTTTCAAACCCAGATCCGAATTCTTACAGGCTTTAGCCCATTCTGAACTTAAGCCGAAACCGAGCTCATTCCCAAAGCTGCAATACCGCCCCGTCGTCTTAGCCTCCTAAACGAAGTTAGCAAAGTGTATGACGATTTTTTCGTTTCAGACTGCACTGGACTGGTTGCAAATGGAATCAATGCAGGTGTTGAAGCTGGGTCTAATCCCGTGGACTCCTActcaaaaaaaaagtggaaattCTACAAGCCATAATTAGCATGGCTCATGTTCTTGGTATTGAACTTCCTCTTACGTCCATGAACACTAGGAAAGTGATGATGGATATTTTAAAGAGCTCCACTTTGTTGAACAAATCTCATACTCTGCAGGCTTCTCTCGCAGGGGCGAACATACCCCTCCCTTTCTTACATGCAGCCTCGCTCCCTTTTGCAGCCAAGGGTGCTCCTCATACTTGCATTGGATCCTCAGCTCTCGATCAAGGTTCGATTGCTTGTATTCCAGCTGTGgcaaatcagaatcagaatatTTGGGCTCTAATGGGATTGATATTTTAAgtgataatgcatatatttAGATGGCAATAATGAGTGTATATATAGGtgaaggaatccacatgttggaaGCTCAACCACCTATAATACAcataccagaaatagaagattaCAATATTGTGCCATACTATGTAtgaaagattgagagagataatATAGAGGATTGCATGGGATTGCATGAGATTGCATGGGAGTATATGCTTGATACTCAAGCAATGGTAGATATAGAAAGAAATTGGGTACGGTTGGATATGGtctgatacaccccctcaagatgaagatgtGAGCGagcgaatcttcagcttgtccctaaGAAAAGTGAATCTGGCCATACCAAGTCCCTTGGTCAATATATCAACAATCTGATTTTTAGTAGAAATAAATTGGACCTGAAGATCACGTTTGGCCATCTTGTCacgaacaaagtggaaatcgATTCCCACGTGTTTGGTCCGGGTGTGGAAAACCGGATTTACCGAGAGATAGGTGGCGccgatgttgtcacaccataacaCAGGAGCCGAAGAGGTAGTAAGACTAAGTTCACCAAAGAGGGACTGGAGCCAGGTGAGCTCAGCGCAGGCATCAGCAAGGGCGTTGTACTCGGATTCGGTAGAGGACCAGGCAATGGTTTTCTGCTTTTTGGAGGCCCAAGAAATCAAATTCGTCCCCATGTAGATGGCATAACCTCTAGTTGATTTACGATCGTCACcatcaccagcccaatcagcatcagaaaaggCCTGCAGATCTTGAGAGGAAGACTTGGAGATGTAGAGCACGTAAGCAATAGTATGTTTAAGGTAGCGTAGAATACGCTTGACCATGGTCCAATGGTCCTCCGTAGGACTGTGCATATACTGGCATGCACGATTCATAGAGAAAGTGACATCCGATCGGGTGAGAGTAATGTACTGCAGTGCACCAACTATCGACCTGTACTTGGTGGGTTCAGAAAATGGTACACCCCCTATAGCAGATGCTTTAAATGTAGTGGCCATTGGTGTAAGGACCGGCTTACCGTCTGACATGCCAGCATGTTGGAGAAGATCAGTGATATAGCGAGACTGTGATAATGTGAGGCCATCAGAGTGATAAGATGCCTCGATCCCTAAAAAGAAAGTCCATcggcccagatctttgatcgAGAACTCAGAAGCAAGCTGCTGTAATAGTGTATCAATGTGCATGGGCTGATTCCCAGtgaccagaatgtcatcaacgtaTACCAGAACATAAGAAGTCATGGGACCTTGTgtatagatgaatagtgatagATCCGTCTAGGACGATCGGAAACCAGATTGGATCAAGAACTGGGACAAATGGCTGAACCAGGCATGAGGGGCCTGTTTGAGGCTATATAAAGATTTGTGCAACCTGCATACATGAGTTGGTCAATTAGCATCCTCAAACCCCTGAGGTTGAGTCATATAAATTTCTTCATTTAGAACACCATGTAGAAAGGCATTTTGGACATCAAGttgtcaaacaccccatccctTACAAATAGCCAAGGTGAGCACTGTGTGTATGGTTGTAGGTTTGACAACAAGGTTAAATGTCTCATCATAATCCAAGCCCGGTTGTTGGTGaaaccccttggccacaagcCTTGCCTTATATCGTTCAATAGTCCCATCGGCCTTGCGCTTGATCTTGTACACCCACTTACAACCAACCAAATTTGCATTAGTAGGAAGAGGCACTAAAGACCATGTGCCATT is drawn from Telopea speciosissima isolate NSW1024214 ecotype Mountain lineage chromosome 1, Tspe_v1, whole genome shotgun sequence and contains these coding sequences:
- the LOC122658403 gene encoding FCS-Like Zinc finger 3-like produces the protein MEGTARRPTFIEEDDGLASLADMEAGFSGNHHHLPVLMKSSCLSGSIRRGSYRVLSSPASRSPRFYENRFEEHHQPHFLEACYLCRKPLGGNRDIFMYRGDIPFCSEECRQEQIEMDEAKEKNWSLSASMKAVRKDQKKSSSTPNKAQNYPIRTSTVAAA